The Schistocerca serialis cubense isolate TAMUIC-IGC-003099 chromosome 12, iqSchSeri2.2, whole genome shotgun sequence region CATACACCTTATGTTACAGTTCAGTAGGGTACTCTACCTGGGCACATACTCCTTGTGCGTCCACAAGCATGGGTGCTGGGACAGGATCCTCCAGCGAGTGCAAACGTTCTGCAAGATACCGGCGATTTCGGGAAGGCTGAAGTAGGAGAATATCATTAACATCACGTCATCAGGCAGGATACTGACAGATGGTGCAGAGTTGTTCGCAGAACACTGCGGACCACGTGCCGCACCCTGGTGGTGGCAACTGAGCCGCAGTCCAGTTGCAAGTCTTTTTGGTGCAGGTGTGGGATCTGATGACTGTGGATTGAGTGTCACATCCGGATGGGGGGTTCTGAGTGGCAGACCACTTACAACCTTTTTTGATGCAGGAGTGACTTCTCCTGACTGAGAAGTGACTGCCACATCCAGTGGCAGCCCAGTTGCAACTTCTTTTGACACAGGAGGAGGCTGTCCAGAAGGTGGAATGACTGTTGCATTCGGATGGGAGCTGCCAACTGAGAGCCCAGTTGCAACTTCTTTTGGCACAATAGTGGGCTTTCCCGACTGTGGAGTGACTGCTGCATCTGGATGAGAGCTTCTGAGTGGCGGCCCAGTTGTAACTTCTTGTGATGCAGGAGTGGGCTCTGCCAACTGCGGAGTGGCTGCCACATCTGGATGGGAGAGTCCATGTGGTAGCTCAGTCGTAACTTCTTTTGGCACAGGCTTTGGCTCTCCTGACTGTGTATCGAGTGCCACATCTGGACTGGAGCTTCCAAGCAGCAGTCCAGTTGCGACTTCTTTTGATGCAGGAGTGGGCTCTCCCAACTGTGGAGCAACTGCCACGTCCGGATGGGAGCTTCTGAGTGCCAACACAGTTGCAACTTCTTTTGACGCAGGTGTGGGCTCTCCCAATTGTGGACTGAGTGACGCATCAGGATGGGGACTTGCGAGCGGCAGCCCAGTAGCAACTTCTTTTGATGCACGAGTGGGCTCTCCCAACTGTGGAGTGACTGCCACATCTGAATGGGAGCTTCCTAGTGGCAGCCCAGTTGTAACTTCTTTTGATGCAAGAGTGGGCTCTCCCAACTGTGGAGTGACTGCCACATCTGGTTGGGAAGTTCCTTGTGGCAGCCAAACTGCAACTTCTTTTGATGCAAGAGTGGACTCTCCTGACTGTGGAGTGACTGCCACATCTGGTTGGGAAGTTCCTTGTAGCAGCCCAGTTGCAACTTCTTTTGATGCAGGTGTGGGCTCTCCCAAATGTGGAGTGACTGCCACATCTGGATGGGAAGTTCCTAGTGGCAGCCCAGTTGTAACTTCTTTTGACGCAGGAGTGGGCTCTCCCAACTGTGGAGTGACTACCACATCTCGAAGGGAAGTTCCTAGTGGCAGCCCAGGTGTAACTTCTCTTGATGCAGAAGTGGGCTCTCCCAACTGTGGAGTGACTGCCACATCTGGATGGGAAGTTGCTAGTGGCAGCCCAGGTGTAACTTCTTTTGACGCAGGAGTGGGCTCTCCCAACTGTGGAGTAACTGCCACATCTGCGTGGGAAGTTCCTAGTGGCAGCCCAGTTGTAACTTCTTTTGATGCAGGAGTGGGCTCTCCCAACTGTGGAGTGACTGCCACTTCTCTTGATGCAGGAGTGGACTCTCCCAACTGTGGAGTGACTGCCACATCTGGATGGGAAGTTCCTAGGGGCAGCCCAGTTGCAACTTCTCTTGATGCAGGAGTGGGCTCTCCCAACTGTGGAGTGACTGCCACATCTGGATGGGAAGTTCCTAGTGGCAGCCCATGTGTAACTTCTTTTGACGCAGGAGTGGGCTCTCCCAACTGTGGAGTAACTGCCACATCTCGAAGGGAAGTTCCTAGTGGCAGCCCAGGTGTAACTTCTCTTGATGCAGGAGTGGGCTCTCCCAACTGTGGAGTGACTGCCACATCTGGATGGGAAGTTCCTAGTGGCAGCCCAGGTGTAACTTCTTTTGACGCAGGAGTGGGCTCTTCCAACTGTGGAGTAACTGCTACATTTGCATGGGAAGTTCCTAGTGGCAGCCCAGTTGTAACTTCTTTTGATGCAGAAGTGGGCTCTCCCAACTGTGGAGTGACTGCCACACCCAGATGGGAGCTTCCAAGTGGCAGCCCAGATGTAAACTCTTTTGGTGCAGGCGCTGGCTCTCCTGACTGTGTACCAAGTACCACATCTTGATGGGGGCTTCCAAGCGGCAGCCCAGGTGTGACCGCTTTTGATGCACGAGTGGGCTCTCCCAACTGTGGAGTGACTGCCACATCTGGGTGTGAGCTTCCAAGTTGTAGCCCAGTTGTAACTTCTTTTGGTGCAGACGTGGGCACTCCTGACTGTGGAGTGAGTGCCGCATCTGGATGGGG contains the following coding sequences:
- the LOC126428385 gene encoding nascent polypeptide-associated complex subunit alpha, muscle-specific form-like, with protein sequence MSEEPTPASKKVSFGLLFRSPHPDAALTPQSGVPTSAPKEVTTGLQLGSSHPDVAVTPQLGEPTRASKAVTPGLPLGSPHQDVVLGTQSGEPAPAPKEFTSGLPLGSSHLGVAVTPQLGEPTSASKEVTTGLPLGTSHANVAVTPQLEEPTPASKEVTPGLPLGTSHPDVAVTPQLGEPTPASREVTPGLPLGTSLRDVAVTPQLGEPTPASKEVTHGLPLGTSHPDVAVTPQLGEPTPASREVATGLPLGTSHPDVAVTPQLGESTPASREVAVTPQLGEPTPASKEVTTGLPLGTSHADVAVTPQLGEPTPASKEVTPGLPLATSHPDVAVTPQLGEPTSASREVTPGLPLGTSLRDVVVTPQLGEPTPASKEVTTGLPLGTSHPDVAVTPHLGEPTPASKEVATGLLQGTSQPDVAVTPQSGESTLASKEVAVWLPQGTSQPDVAVTPQLGEPTLASKEVTTGLPLGSSHSDVAVTPQLGEPTRASKEVATGLPLASPHPDASLSPQLGEPTPASKEVATVLALRSSHPDVAVAPQLGEPTPASKEVATGLLLGSSSPDVALDTQSGEPKPVPKEVTTELPHGLSHPDVAATPQLAEPTPASQEVTTGPPLRSSHPDAAVTPQSGKPTIVPKEVATGLSVGSSHPNATVIPPSGQPPPVSKEVATGLPLDVAVTSQSGEVTPASKKVLPPPGCGTWSAVFCEQLCTICQYPA